GCAGGCGAGCAGACCCAATCCCTGGAGATGACCCTTGATACTCATAGCGCTTGATTTTACCGCCTAGATGTTAAGGCTTTGTAAGGTCAGGCCCGGGTGGGCAGAAAGGCGTCGCAATAGATATGGCGCGAGGCCACGCCGGAGAGAAAGGCTTTTTTCCTGAGCAGCGTCACCATCTCGGGTGCGCCGCAGAAATAGGCGCGGGTGGCGGCGGGCGTGTGCAACTGGCCAAGGGTCACGGCGTCGAGGGAGCCGGTCACAAGATCCCCACCGCCGCCTTCGAGCACGCAGGGCGTATAGATGAAATTATCGTTGGTGGCGGCCAGATCGCGCAGGATGTCGGTTAGATAAAGATCGCCGGGCCGCAGTGCCCCATGGATCAGATGGATCTGTCCGCGATGTCCGGCCTTGAGGGCGTCCTGGACGATGCCATAAAGCGGCGCGAGTCCGGTGCCGGTCCCGGCCAGCAGCATGTCGAAGTCCTGAGCGTCGTCCTGCACGTAAAAACAAGACCCGGCCGGACCGCGCAGCGCCAGCCGGTCGCCGGGCTCGGCCACATCATGCAGCCAGTTGCTCATGCGCCCGCCCTCGATACGGCGGATATGCAGTTCAAGATGGCCGTCGTCGGCAACGAGATTGGCCACCGA
The sequence above is drawn from the Govania unica genome and encodes:
- a CDS encoding 2Fe-2S iron-sulfur cluster-binding protein; the encoded protein is MITVTFDGQAHSLPESEPVLDGLLRAGVDIPWSCRAGACQSCLVQTADGSPAPDPSWTAGLKDSLKATGYLLACQCKPTADLALRSLSLDDSTMPAVILAKTPLNDSVLGLHLRPERPFVVRPGQYVTLFGPDQVSRSYSVANLVADDGHLELHIRRIEGGRMSNWLHDVAEPGDRLALRGPAGSCFYVQDDAQDFDMLLAGTGTGLAPLYGIVQDALKAGHRGQIHLIHGALRPGDLYLTDILRDLAATNDNFIYTPCVLEGGGGDLVTGSLDAVTLGQLHTPAATRAYFCGAPEMVTLLRKKAFLSGVASRHIYCDAFLPTRA